The following nucleotide sequence is from Gasterosteus aculeatus chromosome 5, fGasAcu3.hap1.1, whole genome shotgun sequence.
CCAACGGACAACAGATGAAAGGCTACggtatgaaacacacacacacacgcacacacacacaaaaattgtCATTACAGTATCAGAGTTtaattttccttctttcttcctcacAAAACATTGGAATCTCTATGCAGCAGGAGGAAGTAGACCTATTAAAGGATATGGACGACCATTTTATGGCTCAGGTAACTCACCTTCTGGCGCTCTGTATTCAGGATATTTGTAACATTTACTTAGACACACCTGTACTTCTTTAACTTAAGGTCCAGGTGTGACAACGGGAGGCTACGCAGGTATGGGAGCACCTCAGCCAAGGAACCAAGGTGAGTGAAGACGACCTCACAGCTCGGAGATCACCACTTGAGTTACAGTGTGTTAATTTATTCTTCCAGCACGGGACGAGGAATAAAGCACAATTACTCTGttaatgtatatgtgtgtttaatgaattaacaggatacaatggtggTTACGGCAGCGCTGGTTTGGGTCTGGGAGCTCGCTTTGGAAATGGAGGAATGAAAGGACCAAAGCTTGGTAGGCATTCTTATTATTCTTGTTATTATTATCTGATCTAAGAGCGATACAACCTTTGCAGAACATGCACCAAATTTgatagatttttctttttttaaagtgattttATAAGAATATTAGAGACATTGTCTCTTGCACAATTGTCTCttgcacaaagacaaaaacaaaaccactcTGGATCTGTCtgtaaagcaaagacaaatgtggttttgtttttccaggttACGGGAATATTCCAAATGGGTATGGCGCCAGATCCAAcggtgagatttttttttttacattaaatttaataatataaatgtgacGCACAACAAGGAAAAAGTTAATTATGTTGATGATTTGGGGTTATGACAATTTGTTTTAACCACAGGTGTTGGAAATGGAGCCGTTCCCAATGGATATGGAACCAGACCCAACGGTAAATAGTTTTAGGTTGAGGTGCTCTAAccgacgatgctattttatgtaATATGTTTAACCCGAGGTTATGGAGCTGTGCATTGAGTTAAGTTCCTTTGCTCGCCTTCATGAAAACATTAGTTGGTGGTTAGGTTAGTAGACCTACGcctgtttttcatttaatcaacatagaaaatacatacatctcacgttatttttttatttaggcaTTTAAGAACTTAAATACAACCAGTCCAGTTTCCGTcttgttattatttttctaaGGTCATGGATTTAGAAATGGCGCTGAAATTGGTGGATATGGAAATAAACCCAACGGTAAGTTCCAGCTATCTAATGTAACtaattaatttattaaatattaatctCTAACATccaaatatgttgttttcttgTAAGCTGTTCCCATATTCTTCAATTAAAAGCATTTTTGTTCACATTTCGGTTTGATTCTCAGGCTACGACATGGTGCCGAATGGGAACGGTGCAAAGAGCGCAGGTTGGTCCAATGAAAAAGGCCTGAAAGGTGGACTTTTCTCCCCCGACCAGCCGAGCGAGGCCCTACGGGACGTTGTTGCGCTCCCACAAGGAATAACTCCGGGTGCAAAGCCAGGTTCCCCCGAGCCGACGAGCGGCGTCCTTGTAATGGTGACGCAAGACAAATATCAAAAGCTGCGTTCCCCTGTGACACACGGAAAAAGCTACAAACAGACACCAGAACCAGCACCAGCGACCCCTCAGGTCAAAGGCCCAAAGGCCGCACCTGAACTAGGACTCCTGGGCCCAAAGGGTAACGTCCCCATGGCCGCCACATCCGACGCACAGCTGGAAGACCTCCTCCCTCAAGGCAAGCACCCCGAACCGGAATCCGTGCAAAGCCTTGGAGGCAGGAGAGAAACCCTCCAACAGAGTTACTTAACTACCATCTCACAGCAGGATATTTTCTTAAAACTCGCGTCGGGGTTAATTAGTTTCTGCAGTCACGGTGCATGTGGAGACTTTTAACTTTCACACACTGCTTTATTTTTGTGGTAAGTGTAAAATTCATCGGATAAAAGTCCTGATCGGACGGTTTGTCTCTCCTGGTTTTCAGAGAACAGAGGAGCTTCTGTCTCCAAAGGGCAGGAAGCTAAACCAAACAAACCAGGTAAAgatgtctctctttctttgaaCAACGCAATCCGAGTCCTGTCCCACAGACATCCATGAAGGATGAAGTGTAACTGGAAATTAACTTTTTACTTTGTGTTGTGCTGTTGCTCTAGACTGTGGACCATCAGGCGTACCAAATGGACAGTGGATGAAAATACCACGATCTGGTAAACCTGGAGTTTTATTATCTCAAAAGAGAGGTTATTTTCCACATAATTCTGATAATtgcagcttttgtttgtttttttataagtCTGAGTTTACTTGAATATCAACAACAGACTCATTGTACTCATTGTGTTTGTCGTGTCAAGGTTATAAAGCAGGAGCATCCACTGGCACTAACATAAAAGGTGCAGAACTGTTTTTTTGCATGGACAAAGCAACAATCATTGTTCATATAATTGATTATTGGCGtttgaatcatttgttttttaggttatggagcagcagctggtgttCCAAACAGATATGATGCTAAACCCAACAGTAAAttaaattgttctttttttcttcattgtcaATTTTCAAATGTATGAAATGTTCACATTGAAGTTTGGTCACGATgatcattgaattgaattcattttttattcaccTAAAGgttatggaggaggaggatacacTGCCCCTGGACACGGCAACGGATATGGTAACATTTACTCTTAATATGAACAGGGAATCTctatattttccttcttcacttcAAGGTTCAGATGTGTTTttcaaagtacttttatctgtgcAGGAAACCTGGGATATCCTTTCGCGGGGAAACCAAAGCCGCCGggtgaatgttttatttgattaaagcAACTCACATAAGGAACGATGATAATCTTAAGATGCATTTTGATAATTGATCTGAATCATTTCAGGTTACGGACAGGGGGCGCACCTCGCAGCTGGAAACGGAAACTCATATAAAGGTAGAATATGAAGGGATGAGCTTTAACAGTTGCCCTTTAATTCAACTATACGCTGATGATAAATGAGGTTTACATTGCATTTTCGCTCAGCATGCTGGTGTTGAAATTCACAGCACTGAGGTAGTTTATGGTGTCTTTTTTGCAGGCAATGGAAATAGCTACAGTGCTGATGTCCAACCGGACTATGCAAGCAAGTGCTCTAATATTACCTTTAGTTCATTTTACATTATGGGAATTACAGTAAAATTaagtatttctgtattttttaggcCTCGGCCAAGGTGCTAATGGAAAATCAGGTATGACATGTTCGGAGGAATGAGGATGCATTaaagttaaatataatataaaggtAAAGGAAATTAGAAAATAATCAATTTTTGTCCAATTTACTGCTGATTCTGCAGGCGTTGCCAGACAGATGCCTTACAATGGAGCTCCAGTGGATGCTGCTGGAATagatggtaaaatattaaacagtCTGCAGATTAATCAACTGCATCTGCAGAGAAAAGTATCTCAGGTCCAGTttgtacatctgtgtgtatATTCTGATCACTGCTTTGAGGACCGTGGGTCACATTTGTGGACATTCATCTCAAAGTGTAAAAGTGAATGGATCCATTACGCAAACATTCCCTGTGTCCTCGTGCAGGAATGAGCCAGTTTGAGCCTCAGTCCGCGGGTCTGGGTCCAAATGGGAAATTAGGCAGCATGTACGGTGGTATGTATACATTCGCCTTCTTTACAAATCTTTAATAAGGCGGGAAAACAACACGCCTGTACATCACAACGGTGACTTACCGAACTAAATCGCCCTCCAACGCTACAGGAATGGGTGGCTCACCCACCGGGGGGCAGACGCTGGGAATGGGTGCGGAGAATTACAACACCAAGTACGGTGAGTGCCTCCCGGTTGTGTTCCGTGACGGTACTGTAGTGTAGCGTGGGGAGGGAGGTTTATATACGCCGTCATCAGTCGGCAGCACGTTGGTATTTAGAACTCATGCAAATTTaacttgtttgtgctgctgtgccaATCAATGCTTCTCTCTACCCAATCGCTGCTCACTTTTATTTAGGCATCGGCGGGCTGCAGTTTGGTGAACAACCCCTCAGTACAGAGACCAATGGCCCAGGAAAGTATGGTATGTCCATGATGTGTTACAATTACACAAATTCCTTCTGTGTGTGAATCGATACCAGCACGCATGGCGTGTTCAATGAGTCCACGTGTGTCACGACTGTCTCCACCCGGTCCAGGTTTTGGTGGGAGCCCCTATGGGCCCGCTGGCGATGCCACATATGGTGAGTCTTTTGTTCCGTTTGTCTCGGAGTGGAAGTCCAGCCATGCTTATGGCCCAATTTCTAGCTTGATATGTTTGTGATATTAGTTCTAAATATGTTGCAGGCGGTGTTGGTGCCGGCGCCGGCATGGGAGGGGAGCCTGCGCCCCAACAGTACGGTCAGTATGGTGGAtgaagaaggttttttttttaacattcctGGAATCCAGTCTACACATGGCTGTGAAAAGGCTCCtcctttttactgtttttcctTCCGTCTCTGCGCAGGATACGGTGGGTTCCCCGATGGGGGGCAGCTTCTTGCCAGTAATGGAAATACAGCCGGCAAATATGGTGAACAATGCGCCTTGATGTCGCCACAAACACCCAAGCCCCTTAACCTTCTGTTATCCGTGATTATTTCTGCATCATGTCCACAGGTTACGGAAGGATGCCGTATGAAGCTCAACCGGCTCCTGAAGCCATTTCTACGGGCCAATATGGTAAAAACTTGTTTacaccagacacacactcaaCCTGTTGCATTTGTTGTTGAAATTCATTTGATTATGTGCTTTCTTCCAGGTCTGCCGGGGTCATCGTATCAGTCTGAACTACCTGGGCAGCGCGGAATGTTGCCAGGCAAATACGGTGAGTTTGAGCAAACATGACAGCCACCATCTAATTGCCCCTTGTTTGTTAATGTATTTGACTAACCTGACATCTCTGTGTGGTTCCCATCGGCTAAGGCGCTGGTGAAGTTCCCTACGCACCACAAACTCTTGGTTTTATGAGTGAAGCTACACCTTTTGGGGAATATGGTACAGTGCGTCCATTTAGTGTCCTTTTTTGTGCCAGTAGCTTTATAACATTTTGGTAGATAACGACTTTAAATCTCTCAACAGAAAACCAGAGGCCATACGAGTCGCAGGCCCTCGAATCGGCTTCTGAAAGCAGATCCGGTGGACAACACGGTATTTTGGCAGTATTGCCACTAATCTCATCTTATATCAACTCACTTCTGACCTTTTAGTTAACGGAGAAGTACTCACACCAGCAATTGCGGCTGAAGGCGAGCGGATGTCAGTCAAAGCATACGGTAATATATTGTGTGCGTTTCAAGTAATTCAGGTAACGTTTAACCGTTTGTCCTTTTTCAGAAAACAACGGCTACATTAACGGACAAGTGCGGCCAGAAGGTAAAACTAagaaatgtaaatttaaaaGAGCGGCGTGTAGTTCTCACTTTCCTTCACAATTCTTCAGTTATTTTCCCCACCTGTCTCCCTCCACAGTTGTCGAACTTCCCGCGACTCCCACACCgagcccccccccggctccccccTCCGTCACATCCCATCGGCCCGCCGACTCCTTCGGGCACACGTTGGCGGCAGATGTTGAGGACCCACCTGAGCCCGCCGGCCTCGCCTCAGACTCCGCCCCCGCTGCGGAAACCGAAGGCGTGGCTCAGGAGTCGGAGCGGGCcgacgacctgcagcagcagcagcagctgccacgTCAGATACACATTCAGCAGCATCTCAAACTGCATTTTCACCCACAAGGCAAGTCCTCCAGAGTTAAAAACACGTAAAGCTTCTTAAGTGGTATCAAGATGAATAAGTGTATTTCACAAACATTAAAATGGGAAATGTTAAAAGTCCATGAGTAATAAGTATTTGACAGTTGAattgtttcttcttcattttcttcaggagaaaaaaacaacaaacatgactTGAATGGCTTCTTTGGGAATAGCGGCTATCAAGGTAAGAAGAAAACAGAATTAGAAGAGTGACATGTTCAGTGTTCAACCATCTCTACACTCTTTCTCCACACAGGCTGAACCCGACGACAGGCGGAGTGTTTTACCTTcgaatgtttcctttttgtatatttttattttgattgagTCAGTCGCTTTTGCCTGATGCAAATGAATACCGTCAAACATAATTCAGTTTAATTTATTTGCTCATGggagggatttctttttttacaacttGCGACAAACGTCTGTTTATCATTGTACAGAATTTGATTAAAGAAAACCATCAGTgaacatgtgtgtatgtgtttctattcatttataataaacaataacaatgaataaatattagtACTGAAATCCCCAGATCATCCTGCATGCAGCGCGGTGTCATACACGCTTGGGGAATGGGAACATGTGTGCAGTCTGTAATAAGGGAAATTCCAAATAAGTCGAGGTGTCGGTCAGTTACGGGCCACGaccaggagcagctgcaggtggtGCACGTGGCTTTTTGTGAGGATTACCCCGGCTTAGGGATAAGGGCCCTTTGCTGATTGGCCGGTGGGAAAGCGTGCCACTTGGCCAGCTCAACCGTCCGCACGCTCAGAATTACACCTGTCCAATAATGGACTTCATGGAGCAGAGTTTCCGGCTACCTGTGGACATCACAGCGCCTCGCAGTCCTTAGAGTGGACCCGTCTAGGATGTAAATGGTGAGGGGTCCTGCACTGTCGACTACGTGCGAGGGCGTTGGCTGCAGGAGGTTGTGATGGTGCTTCAGAGACGGCCGCGGCTGTTGGATTTTGCAAAGACCCCCCAACACCTTCGGTTTAACAAATACGTCCTGACGGGTTACAGGCCGGTCTCCACGGCTCCAGAATGCCTCAGGAGCCTCTTCTACGTGCACAATGAGCTGGGCAACATCTACACTCATGGTAAGTCCAGGAAATAACTGTGCACGGCTTAGTGTGTCAATCTGGATTTCATCCAAAATTGGCAGCAAGTGTCTAAATTGTCCAATTattgaattatatatatatatatatatatatatatatatctacagTAAAAGTTTTGTTTTAACTCACGCAGGTGATGCACAAGCAAAACGGGGGTCACATGTCCACTACTCTCACTTCTGACCAATTACAAGTGCACTTGACCAGAGCGTCTAATGAGGATATGAGGCATTAGCTGTAATCTGCCCTGGGAATCCTCATCCTGGAAATATCCTCCTGCTACCAGCTGTAAATACCCTTAACGGGAAAAGCGTCCTGAGATGCACGTGTCTGCTTTAGTTGAAAGCAATTACAAAATGATCTCAGAATAATTCTAAAATGTGTGCTTTTGTAAGAATGTAAGAATTCAATGACGAATTGCTACCAGGCTTACATTTTACAAAGATATGtaagaacaacaaaaaatgaactGTGCAtgagccaaaaaaaaacaaaacagctgtaCTTTGTACGTTTGTACTTCTGAGTGCATCCGCCTCGCGCTCCAGTTGCTCGTGGGCCGTCCCATAAGTTCATTACGGCTAACACTCAGGGTCCTTCCTTACTAAGGTGAAGTAAAGGGCATTAGCTGTAGAGTCTCGCTTCCTTTTCCTGCAGAGATCTTTCACACTGTTCCTGGTGAAGAATAAGACTTTTAAATTCCTCATTTTGCTCTGCATGATGTGATATTATAAACATCTGCTCAATATCCAGGATGGAGGCCAGTAGCTTCCAACAATATGTCCACCTCATAGACTTTTAAAACGCTTGGACTACGTATGtttctcatttctgttttctcctcaggagtcccttttttccttttcttggtGCTGCTGCCCTTCAGTATCCCCTGGATGGAGGTGGACAGCGTCTGGATCTGTGTGGTCCACTACCTGGCCTGCCTCTGCCCCACCGTGGGCTCCGTCGTCTACCACGTGTTCATGAACCACGTGGGAGGAGAACACGTGTACGACACCCTGCTCTCACTGGATATGTTCGGAGTCTGCCTGGTCAACACCCTGGGTGTGTGCTTGATGCAGCTTACGATGAAGAACGCTCACACGTCTATTGTCTTTGGAAGCAAATTGCGAATCTTTTATCGTCCCTCAAATGCTGATATAGAAGATAAGCACCGCTCCCTTCAATATGGAGCTAGAGCAGTGTGATCATTGCAGtggcttagcataaagactggaaatggAATGATAGGGCTAGCTCTATAATCAACGCTTTACATATTGTTTGTACAAAAAAGAGCCAGGTGAGCTTCTTCCCCGTTTTTATGCTGAGCTGTGCCATGCAGCTGCTCGAAGTACCTTAGGTTCACACACAGCGGCCTTTTAAATTCAACTCAAAATAAACTAAAGCCTCTGAGTATGTACATAGTTTACCTGCAGTTTATTCACATGCATGTCTTCCGTCTGGTCCCCAGGTGCACTCCCTATCATCCACATCACCCTTTATTGCTACCCGGCCGTACGACAGGCTGCCCTGCTGGCCTACATCCTCCTGTCAGCCTACGGCATCTACTGCGCCACCACGGCGCGCACCAACATCCTGCGCCTGCAGGCCTTCGCCTGGCAGGCCGCGTTCCGCTTCAGCCTCTTCCTGTTCCGGGTGTTCGGCAGCGGCGCGGGAAGCCCCGACTCCCTGCGCCTGTTCGTCATCATGGACTCTCTGGCCGTGGTGGGCGGGCTGGTCAACATCGTCCAGGTCCCTGAGCGCTTCATCCCGGGCCTGTTCGACAACTGGGGCAACAGCCACCAGATAATGCACGTCATGGTTATCTGCTCAATCACCTACCTGCACTGGGGCACACTGGAGGATTTAGCCTGGATTAAGACCTACCAGTGTCCTGCTGGGTAAGGTGCACATGTATGTGCACTGAT
It contains:
- the cmn gene encoding calymmin isoform X1, with the protein product MVAQLLLQSAVVVLWLVQAAHTGGYGAASGVSNGQAPQPHGNKPQSGGGVGRMLMPSKGYGAAAAGGANGGGMKGYGAAAGQVGRPRGYGIPVDPTNGQQMKGYGNGAAAAAHIGLGTKGNGYGAVAGAADGNGAKTIGQGAKAGPYNGNGAGSNGQGGQVLGAQHGYGGYPTKGQGYGAAVAGGTNGGGMKGYGAAAGVNNGQGGLPRGYGVKSGPTNGHQMKGNGQGGKAGPFNGNGAGSNGQVGQALGAQNGYGGYPTKGQGYGAAAGVNNGQGGLPRGYGVKSGPKYGHQMKGNGYGAVAGVVGGNGAKINGQGAKAGRYNGNGAGSNGQGGQALGAQNGYGGYPTKGQGYGAAAAGGTNGGGMKGYGAAAGVNNGQGGLPRGYGVKSGPTYGHQMNGYGAVAGVADGNRAKTNGQGAKAGTYNNNGAGSNGQGGQVLGAQHGYGGYPTKSQGYGAAAGGTNGGGMKGYGAAAGVNNGQGGLPREYGVKSGPTNGQQMKGYGNGAAAAAHIGLGTKGNGYGAIAGVADGNGAKTIGQGAKAGPYNGNGAGSNGQGGQVLGAQHGYGGYPTKGQGYGAAAGGTNGGGMKGYGVKSGPTNGQQMKGYAGGSRPIKGYGRPFYGSGPGVTTGGYAGMGAPQPRNQGYNGGYGSAGLGLGARFGNGGMKGPKLGYGNIPNGYGARSNGVGNGAVPNGYGTRPNGHGFRNGAEIGGYGNKPNGYDMVPNGNGAKSAGWSNEKGLKGGLFSPDQPSEALRDVVALPQGITPGAKPGSPEPTSGVLVMVTQDKYQKLRSPVTHGKSYKQTPEPAPATPQVKGPKAAPELGLLGPKGNVPMAATSDAQLEDLLPQENRGASVSKGQEAKPNKPDCGPSGVPNGQWMKIPRSGYKAGASTGTNIKGYGAAAGVPNRYDAKPNSYGGGGYTAPGHGNGYGNLGYPFAGKPKPPGYGQGAHLAAGNGNSYKGNGNSYSADVQPDYASLGQGANGKSGVARQMPYNGAPVDAAGIDGMSQFEPQSAGLGPNGKLGSMYGGMGGSPTGGQTLGMGAENYNTKYGIGGLQFGEQPLSTETNGPGKYGFGGSPYGPAGDATYGGVGAGAGMGGEPAPQQYGYGGFPDGGQLLASNGNTAGKYGYGRMPYEAQPAPEAISTGQYGLPGSSYQSELPGQRGMLPGKYGAGEVPYAPQTLGFMSEATPFGEYENQRPYESQALESASESRSGGQHENNGYINGQVRPEVVELPATPTPSPPPAPPSVTSHRPADSFGHTLAADVEDPPEPAGLASDSAPAAETEGVAQESERADDLQQQQQLPRQIHIQQHLKLHFHPQGEKNNKHDLNGFFGNSGYQG
- the cmn gene encoding calymmin isoform X9 yields the protein MVAQLLLQSAVVVLWLVQAAHTGGYGAASGVSNGQAPQPHGNKPQSGGGVGRMLMPSKGYGAAAAGGANGGGMKGYGAAAGQVGRPRGYGIPVDPTNGQQMKGYGNGAAAAAHIGLGTKGNGYGAVAGAADGNGAKTIGQGAKAGPYNGNGAGSNGQGGQVLGAQHGYGGYPTKGQGYGAAVAGGTNGGGMKGYGAAAGVNNGQGGLPRGYGVKSGPTNGHQMKGNGQGGKAGPFNGNGAGSNGQVGQALGAQNGYGGYPTKGQGYGAAAGVNNGQGGLPRGYGVKSGPKYGHQMKGNGQGAKAGRYNGNGAGSNGQGGQALGAQNGYGGYPTKGQGYGAAAAGGTNGGGMKGYGAAAGVNNGQGGLPRGYGVKSGPTYGHQMNGYGAVAGVADGNRAKTNGQGAKAGTYNNNGAGSNGQGGQVLGAQHGYGGYPTKSQGYGAAAGGTNGGGMKGYGAAAGVNNGQGGLPREYGVKSGPTNGQQMKGYGNGAAAAAHIGLGTKGNGYGAIAGVADGNGAKTIGQGAKAGPYNGNGAGSNGQGGQVLGAQHGYGGYPTKGQGYGAAAGGTNGGGMKGYGVKSGPTNGQQMKGYAGGSRPIKGYGRPFYGSGPGVTTGGYAGMGAPQPRNQGYNGGYGSAGLGLGARFGNGGMKGPKLGYGNIPNGYGARSNGVGNGAVPNGYGTRPNGHGFRNGAEIGGYGNKPNGYDMVPNGNGAKSAGWSNEKGLKGGLFSPDQPSEALRDVVALPQGITPGAKPGSPEPTSGVLVMVTQDKYQKLRSPVTHGKSYKQTPEPAPATPQVKGPKAAPELGLLGPKGNVPMAATSDAQLEDLLPQENRGASVSKGQEAKPNKPDCGPSGVPNGQWMKIPRSGYKAGASTGTNIKGYGAAAGVPNRYDAKPNSYGGGGYTAPGHGNGYGNLGYPFAGKPKPPGYGQGAHLAAGNGNSYKGNGNSYSADVQPDYASLGQGANGKSGVARQMPYNGAPVDAAGIDGMSQFEPQSAGLGPNGKLGSMYGGMGGSPTGGQTLGMGAENYNTKYGIGGLQFGEQPLSTETNGPGKYGFGGSPYGPAGDATYGGVGAGAGMGGEPAPQQYGYGGFPDGGQLLASNGNTAGKYGYGRMPYEAQPAPEAISTGQYGLPGSSYQSELPGQRGMLPGKYGAGEVPYAPQTLGFMSEATPFGEYENQRPYESQALESASESRSGGQHENNGYINGQVRPEVVELPATPTPSPPPAPPSVTSHRPADSFGHTLAADVEDPPEPAGLASDSAPAAETEGVAQESERADDLQQQQQLPRQIHIQQHLKLHFHPQGEKNNKHDLNGFFGNSGYQG
- the cmn gene encoding calymmin isoform X15, whose translation is MVAQLLLQSAVVVLWLVQAAHTGGYGAASGVSNGQAPQPHGNKPQSGGGVGRMLMPSKGYGAAAAGGANGGGMKGYGAAAGQVGRPRGYGIPVDPTNGQQMKGYGNGAAAAAHIGLGTKGNGYGAVAGAADGNGAKTIGQGAKAGPYNGNGAGSNGQGGQVLGAQHGYGGYPTKGQGYGAAVAGGTNGGGMKGYGAAAGVNNGQGGLPRGYGVKSGPTNGHQMKGNGQGGKAGPFNGNGAGSNGQVGQALGAQNGYGGYPTKGQGYGAAAGVNNGQGGLPRGYGVKSGPKYGHQMKGNGQGAKAGRYNGNGAGSNGQGGQALGAQNGYGGYPTKGQGYGAAAGVNNGQGGLPRGYGVKSGPTYGHQMNGYGAVAGVADGNRAKTNGQGAKAGTYNNNGAGSNGQGGQVLGAQHGYGGYPTKSQGYGAAAGGTNGGGMKGYGAAAGVNNGQGGLPREYGVKSGPTNGQQMKGYGNGAAAAAHIGLGTKGNGYGAIAGVADGNGAKTIGQGAKAGPYNGNGAGSNGQGGQVLGAQHGYGGYPTKGQGYGAAAGGTNGGGMKGYGVKSGPTNGQQMKGYAGGSRPIKGYGRPFYGSGPGVTTGGYAGMGAPQPRNQGYNGGYGSAGLGLGARFGNGGMKGPKLGYGNIPNGYGARSNGVGNGAVPNGYGTRPNGHGFRNGAEIGGYGNKPNGYDMVPNGNGAKSAGWSNEKGLKGGLFSPDQPSEALRDVVALPQGITPGAKPGSPEPTSGVLVMVTQDKYQKLRSPVTHGKSYKQTPEPAPATPQVKGPKAAPELGLLGPKGNVPMAATSDAQLEDLLPQENRGASVSKGQEAKPNKPDCGPSGVPNGQWMKIPRSGYKAGASTGTNIKGYGAAAGVPNRYDAKPNSYGGGGYTAPGHGNGYGNLGYPFAGKPKPPGYGQGAHLAAGNGNSYKGNGNSYSADVQPDYASLGQGANGKSGVARQMPYNGAPVDAAGIDGMSQFEPQSAGLGPNGKLGSMYGGMGGSPTGGQTLGMGAENYNTKYGIGGLQFGEQPLSTETNGPGKYGFGGSPYGPAGDATYGGVGAGAGMGGEPAPQQYGYGGFPDGGQLLASNGNTAGKYGYGRMPYEAQPAPEAISTGQYGLPGSSYQSELPGQRGMLPGKYGAGEVPYAPQTLGFMSEATPFGEYENQRPYESQALESASESRSGGQHENNGYINGQVRPEVVELPATPTPSPPPAPPSVTSHRPADSFGHTLAADVEDPPEPAGLASDSAPAAETEGVAQESERADDLQQQQQLPRQIHIQQHLKLHFHPQGEKNNKHDLNGFFGNSGYQG
- the cmn gene encoding calymmin isoform X23, which translates into the protein MVAQLLLQSAVVVLWLVQAAHTGGYGAASGVSNGQAPQPHGNKPQSGGGVGRMLMPSKGYGAAAAGGANGGGMKGYGAAAGQVGRPRGYGIPVDPTNGQQMKGYGNGAAAAAHIGLGTKGNGYGAVAGAADGNGAKTIGQGAKAGPYNGNGAGSNGQGGQVLGAQHGYGGYPTKGQGYGAAVAGGTNGGGMKGYGAAAGVNNGQGGLPRGYGVKSGPTNGHQMKGNGQGGKAGPFNGNGAGSNGQVGQALGAQNGYGGYPTKGQGYGAAAGVNNGQGGLPRGYGVKSGPKYGHQMKGNGYGAVAGVVGGNGAKINGQGAKAGRYNGNGAGSNGQGGQALGAQNGYGGYPTKGQGYGAAAAGGTNGGGMKGYGAAAGVNNGQGGLPRGYGVKSGPTYGHQMNGYGAIAGVADGNGAKTIGQGAKAGPYNGNGAGSNGQGGQVLGAQHGYGGYPTKGQGYGAAAGGTNGGGMKGYGVKSGPTNGQQMKGYAGGSRPIKGYGRPFYGSGPGVTTGGYAGMGAPQPRNQGYNGGYGSAGLGLGARFGNGGMKGPKLGYGNIPNGYGARSNGVGNGAVPNGYGTRPNGHGFRNGAEIGGYGNKPNGYDMVPNGNGAKSAGWSNEKGLKGGLFSPDQPSEALRDVVALPQGITPGAKPGSPEPTSGVLVMVTQDKYQKLRSPVTHGKSYKQTPEPAPATPQVKGPKAAPELGLLGPKGNVPMAATSDAQLEDLLPQENRGASVSKGQEAKPNKPDCGPSGVPNGQWMKIPRSGYKAGASTGTNIKGYGAAAGVPNRYDAKPNSYGGGGYTAPGHGNGYGNLGYPFAGKPKPPGYGQGAHLAAGNGNSYKGNGNSYSADVQPDYASLGQGANGKSGVARQMPYNGAPVDAAGIDGMSQFEPQSAGLGPNGKLGSMYGGMGGSPTGGQTLGMGAENYNTKYGIGGLQFGEQPLSTETNGPGKYGFGGSPYGPAGDATYGGVGAGAGMGGEPAPQQYGYGGFPDGGQLLASNGNTAGKYGYGRMPYEAQPAPEAISTGQYGLPGSSYQSELPGQRGMLPGKYGAGEVPYAPQTLGFMSEATPFGEYENQRPYESQALESASESRSGGQHENNGYINGQVRPEVVELPATPTPSPPPAPPSVTSHRPADSFGHTLAADVEDPPEPAGLASDSAPAAETEGVAQESERADDLQQQQQLPRQIHIQQHLKLHFHPQGEKNNKHDLNGFFGNSGYQG
- the cmn gene encoding calymmin isoform X20, which produces MVAQLLLQSAVVVLWLVQAAHTGGYGAASGVSNGQAPQPHGNKPQSGGGVGRMLMPSKGYGAAAAGGANGGGMKGYGAAAGVNNGQGGLPRGYGVKSGPTNGHQMKGNGQGGKAGPFNGNGAGSNGQVGQALGAQNGYGGYPTKGQGYGAAAGVNNGQGGLPRGYGVKSGPKYGHQMKGNGYGAVAGVVGGNGAKINGQGAKAGRYNGNGAGSNGQGGQALGAQNGYGGYPTKGQGYGAAAAGGTNGGGMKGYGAAAGVNNGQGGLPRGYGVKSGPTYGHQMNGYGAVAGVADGNRAKTNGQGAKAGTYNNNGAGSNGQGGQVLGAQHGYGGYPTKSQGYGAAAGGTNGGGMKGYGAAAGVNNGQGGLPREYGVKSGPTNGQQMKGYGNGAAAAAHIGLGTKGNGYGAIAGVADGNGAKTIGQGAKAGPYNGNGAGSNGQGGQVLGAQHGYGGYPTKGQGYGAAAGGTNGGGMKGYGVKSGPTNGQQMKGYAGGSRPIKGYGRPFYGSGPGVTTGGYAGMGAPQPRNQGYNGGYGSAGLGLGARFGNGGMKGPKLGYGNIPNGYGARSNGVGNGAVPNGYGTRPNGHGFRNGAEIGGYGNKPNGYDMVPNGNGAKSAGWSNEKGLKGGLFSPDQPSEALRDVVALPQGITPGAKPGSPEPTSGVLVMVTQDKYQKLRSPVTHGKSYKQTPEPAPATPQVKGPKAAPELGLLGPKGNVPMAATSDAQLEDLLPQENRGASVSKGQEAKPNKPDCGPSGVPNGQWMKIPRSGYKAGASTGTNIKGYGAAAGVPNRYDAKPNSYGGGGYTAPGHGNGYGNLGYPFAGKPKPPGYGQGAHLAAGNGNSYKGNGNSYSADVQPDYASLGQGANGKSGVARQMPYNGAPVDAAGIDGMSQFEPQSAGLGPNGKLGSMYGGMGGSPTGGQTLGMGAENYNTKYGIGGLQFGEQPLSTETNGPGKYGFGGSPYGPAGDATYGGVGAGAGMGGEPAPQQYGYGGFPDGGQLLASNGNTAGKYGYGRMPYEAQPAPEAISTGQYGLPGSSYQSELPGQRGMLPGKYGAGEVPYAPQTLGFMSEATPFGEYENQRPYESQALESASESRSGGQHENNGYINGQVRPEVVELPATPTPSPPPAPPSVTSHRPADSFGHTLAADVEDPPEPAGLASDSAPAAETEGVAQESERADDLQQQQQLPRQIHIQQHLKLHFHPQGEKNNKHDLNGFFGNSGYQG